The following coding sequences are from one Acidobacteriota bacterium window:
- the nuoF gene encoding NADH-quinone oxidoreductase subunit NuoF, translated as MLRLNTINDLKELQNRIVSSKASTIPTIIINAGTCGQASGANDIIRVAKKELLAKGLTEIVHLRITGCHGFCEMEPSVLVEPGRIFYPKVDMKNMVRIIEAVVRGDVLEDLLYVDLKTGKKIEKQDDMPFFKKQVRTIIARNEKLDPIRILNYIENGGYLAFAKVVEKKNPEWVIEEVKASGLRGRGGAGFPTGLKWEMLAKQANGHGRYLICNADEGDPGAYMDRSVLEGNPHSIMEGMMIGAYATGASEGVVYVRNEYPLAIKHLTIALRQAHELGLLGENILGTGFSFDIKMVRGAGAFVCGEETALIRSVEGKLGEPRQRPPYPVQRGLNGRPTVINNVETWANIPIIIQMGAKEFAKVGTKENSGTKIFSLVGKIKNTGLVEVPMGITIGEIIDDIGGGPVGRRKIKAVQTGGPSGGCIPSNRFDLPIDYDSLTEAGSIMGSGGMIVMDENTCMVDVARYFMNFLKDESCGKCFTCRKGTQRMWEILDDITAGKGTVEQLELLEELANVVKDTTMCGLGQTAPNPVLSTIRYFRDEYEEHIKNHRCPAGVCKELITYFINENCNGCMVCLRACPEGAITGDKQKLHIIDVAKCIKCGACFSVCKFDAVETG; from the coding sequence ATGTTGAGACTAAATACTATCAACGATTTGAAGGAACTGCAGAACCGCATCGTTTCCAGTAAAGCTTCCACCATTCCAACCATCATCATCAATGCTGGAACTTGCGGACAGGCGAGCGGCGCCAATGACATTATCCGTGTAGCTAAGAAAGAACTGCTGGCAAAGGGGCTCACCGAGATCGTTCATCTCCGGATCACCGGCTGCCATGGTTTTTGCGAGATGGAGCCTTCCGTCCTCGTGGAGCCGGGAAGGATCTTCTATCCCAAAGTCGACATGAAGAACATGGTGCGCATCATCGAAGCCGTTGTGAGGGGCGATGTTCTGGAGGATTTGCTCTATGTTGACCTGAAGACGGGAAAGAAGATTGAGAAGCAGGATGATATGCCTTTCTTCAAGAAACAGGTCCGCACGATCATCGCCCGCAACGAGAAGCTTGACCCGATCCGCATCCTGAACTACATCGAGAACGGCGGCTATCTTGCCTTCGCCAAAGTGGTGGAGAAGAAAAACCCGGAATGGGTCATTGAAGAGGTAAAGGCTTCGGGGCTGCGCGGCCGAGGCGGTGCAGGCTTCCCCACGGGGTTGAAGTGGGAGATGCTGGCAAAGCAGGCGAACGGTCATGGCAGGTATCTCATCTGTAATGCCGATGAGGGAGATCCTGGTGCCTACATGGACCGCAGCGTCCTCGAAGGGAATCCCCACAGCATCATGGAGGGGATGATGATTGGTGCCTATGCCACAGGTGCATCGGAGGGGGTCGTCTACGTCCGGAATGAGTATCCTCTGGCGATCAAGCATCTGACGATTGCCTTGCGCCAGGCGCATGAACTCGGATTGCTCGGCGAGAATATTCTCGGCACCGGCTTTTCATTCGACATCAAGATGGTAAGGGGAGCCGGCGCCTTCGTTTGCGGCGAAGAAACCGCTCTGATCAGATCGGTCGAGGGTAAGCTGGGCGAACCGCGTCAGCGTCCTCCCTATCCAGTTCAGCGAGGCCTCAACGGGCGACCGACCGTCATCAACAACGTGGAGACCTGGGCGAACATTCCCATCATCATCCAGATGGGAGCAAAGGAGTTTGCCAAAGTCGGGACGAAAGAAAATTCCGGTACGAAGATCTTCAGTCTTGTAGGCAAGATCAAAAATACTGGTCTTGTGGAAGTCCCGATGGGAATCACCATCGGTGAGATCATCGATGATATCGGCGGCGGCCCGGTCGGCAGGAGAAAAATCAAAGCGGTGCAGACCGGGGGTCCTTCAGGAGGCTGTATCCCCTCAAACCGTTTCGATCTTCCCATCGATTACGATAGCCTGACGGAAGCCGGGTCCATCATGGGGTCGGGCGGGATGATCGTCATGGACGAGAACACCTGCATGGTGGATGTTGCCAGGTACTTCATGAACTTTCTGAAGGATGAATCCTGCGGCAAGTGCTTCACCTGCCGAAAGGGAACGCAGCGGATGTGGGAGATCCTGGACGACATCACGGCGGGGAAGGGAACGGTCGAACAACTGGAGCTTCTCGAGGAATTGGCGAATGTCGTGAAAGATACAACCATGTGCGGTCTCGGACAGACGGCACCAAACCCGGTCCTCTCCACCATTCGCTACTTCCGCGACGAATACGAGGAACATATCAAGAACCATCGATGCCCTGCTGGTGTCTGCAAGGAGCTCATCACCTACTTCATCAATGAGAACTGCAACGGTTGCATGGTCTGCCTAAGAGCCTGTCCGGAAGGGGCGATCACCGGTGATAAACAGAAACTCCACATCATCGACGTTGCCAAATGTATCAAGTGTGGTGCCTGCTTCAGCGTTTGCAAGTTCGACGCCGTGGAGACAGGTTAA
- a CDS encoding 2Fe-2S iron-sulfur cluster-binding protein produces the protein MIKLTINGLPVTVEEGTTVLEAAKFLGFPIPTLCYMDGLTPYGACRLCVVEIGEGPRARMVSSCTYPVEEGLKVRTASSRVLKARKMVLELLLASCPQSKIIQDLASAHEVRQQRFRQEHEDCILCGLCIRMCREQMMAGAIGFRGRGEQRSLGTPFDAKSEVCRLCGGCMYVCPACQLRCTFTDPERAICGGCANLSPPCVNKPQFDDMMCYMAPCVACEIKKD, from the coding sequence ATGATAAAGCTGACAATAAATGGATTGCCTGTTACCGTCGAGGAAGGGACGACGGTCCTCGAAGCGGCGAAGTTCCTGGGGTTTCCCATCCCGACGCTCTGCTATATGGATGGGCTGACCCCTTACGGAGCCTGCCGGCTCTGCGTCGTCGAGATTGGAGAAGGACCAAGGGCAAGGATGGTATCTTCCTGTACTTATCCTGTGGAGGAAGGACTCAAGGTCAGGACGGCCTCTTCGCGAGTCCTCAAAGCGCGAAAGATGGTACTGGAGCTTCTGCTTGCCTCCTGCCCGCAGTCGAAGATTATTCAGGATCTCGCCTCGGCGCATGAAGTGCGGCAACAACGATTCCGGCAGGAACACGAAGATTGCATCCTCTGCGGGCTGTGTATCCGCATGTGCAGAGAGCAGATGATGGCAGGAGCCATCGGGTTCCGTGGAAGAGGGGAGCAGAGGAGTCTCGGGACACCCTTCGATGCAAAATCAGAAGTCTGCCGCCTATGCGGCGGATGCATGTACGTCTGCCCGGCCTGTCAGCTCCGGTGCACTTTCACAGACCCTGAAAGGGCCATCTGCGGCGGCTGTGCCAACCTGAGCCCGCCATGCGTCAACAAGCCGCAGTTCGACGATATGATGTGTTACATGGCACCGTGCGTTGCCTGTGAAATCAAGAAAGATTAG
- a CDS encoding NAD(P)H-dependent oxidoreductase subunit E, with amino-acid sequence MIPEIIEKIVDKYYSGWGGLISILEEIQAKYGYLPQEALKIVAEKMERPLIDIYGVVTFYRSFSLKPRGKHLVCVCMGTACHVRQAPIIASEFERQLGVAAGNTTADKEFALETVNCLGACALGPIVVVDGHYFSKVDTGKVRGMLKQARTGFDRREVKGDQRIFPVEVSCPRCNHSLMNPDHLIDGQPCIHLTTAFGLQHGWLRLSSLYGSYNIESEHDVPVDTVVNFFCPHCHAELATTMKCPDCSAPMVPMLVRGGGLVQICSRRGCKGHMLDLKVESV; translated from the coding sequence ATGATTCCAGAAATAATCGAAAAGATTGTAGACAAATATTATAGCGGCTGGGGTGGACTTATCTCTATCCTGGAAGAGATCCAGGCAAAATATGGGTACCTTCCTCAGGAGGCGTTGAAGATCGTGGCGGAGAAGATGGAGCGCCCCCTGATCGATATTTACGGAGTCGTGACTTTCTACAGATCATTCAGTTTGAAGCCTCGGGGAAAGCATCTGGTTTGCGTCTGTATGGGAACCGCCTGCCATGTCCGCCAGGCTCCGATCATCGCTAGTGAGTTCGAGCGTCAGCTTGGCGTCGCGGCCGGCAACACGACGGCCGATAAAGAGTTCGCCCTGGAAACAGTGAACTGCTTGGGAGCCTGCGCCCTCGGGCCGATCGTCGTAGTTGATGGTCATTATTTCTCGAAAGTGGACACCGGAAAGGTTAGGGGGATGCTCAAACAGGCACGCACAGGATTCGACAGGAGGGAAGTGAAGGGAGATCAAAGAATTTTTCCGGTCGAGGTCAGCTGTCCGAGATGCAACCACAGCCTGATGAATCCGGATCATCTCATTGATGGCCAGCCGTGCATCCATCTGACCACCGCTTTCGGCCTCCAGCACGGGTGGCTTCGACTCTCCTCCCTATACGGGAGCTATAACATCGAATCAGAGCACGATGTTCCCGTAGACACGGTCGTCAATTTCTTCTGTCCTCACTGTCATGCTGAACTGGCTACGACGATGAAATGCCCGGACTGTAGTGCGCCCATGGTGCCGATGCTCGTTCGAGGTGGAGGACTAGTCCAGATCTGTTCGAGACGCGGCTGCAAGGGGCACATGCTGGATCTGAAAGTAGAAAGTGTCTGA